DNA sequence from the Leuconostoc lactis genome:
AGTTGTTCTAAATTAATTTCTGTCATGTTTATATTGCGTGAAAAACGCGCTTTCTTTCAATTATTCTATTCTATTCATTTTATCATGAAACCGATAAAAAAAGCGTGATGGCATGCTATTTCTAACATAACACCACACACCTTTTTAAATTGTTCGACGCAACGCTTGAATAAAGACGGTGCTAATAATTAAGATTGAGCCAATCATATCTGCCACACCAAATGCGATATGGAAAATCAGGATGCTTAATATCGTCCCCATCAACGGTTCCAGGGCACCTAATGTGCTGGCTACTGTTGGTTTAATCCAAGCCAAGCTCTGAATAAACACCACATAAGCAAACGCTGTCCCAATCAAAATTGAAAAGCTGAGTAACCCAATGACTGGTAAACGCCAATCTGGCGCGTCAATCCAAACTGGATTCACAAAATTAATCCCAATGCCACTAATCGCCATCGCCCAGGCACTCACTGTGACTGCGCCAAATTTTGTAATCAATTGATGCGGTAATAACGTATAAAAGACCGCGCCCACACCAGCTAGTAAGCCCCAAACTAACGCGGGTGTCGACATTGCTAGTGTGCCAATTTGGCCATGCGTGGCAATTAAGACTGTGCCGACAACTGCAAAAATAATGGCGATAACATCTTGTCGGGCCGGCAGTTGCCAATGTCGAATTGCCAAGAAAATGGCAATCATAATTGGATTCGTAAATTGTAACACCGTTGCGGTAGCGGCATTTCCCGCTTCAATCGCCATAATATAGGTGTATTGGACAAATAACATGCCCAAAAACGAGAATACTAACAAATGCCCAGCATCTCGCCAGCGCTTAAACGGCGCAAAAATTTGATTACCCTGTTTCAAATAGGCCCAAACGAGCAAGACCGCACCTGCCACTATCAATCGAAAGGTAGCAAACCAACGCGCATTGACGCCCTGCGCAAATAACATGTCAACTACGACACTATTAATTCCCCACAACAGTGGCCCAAGGATTGCAAACAGCAAACCTTTTGTTCTATTCGTCATCTCTTCTCCAGTATTTGTCGTCCCACCATTTTTATGTGACAAAATGAAAAAAGTTTAGCAAATTGCCAAACTTAATGTGTTAGGACGTGATTAAAATTTTACAACACTCGGACTATGATTAAAATCAGCCGCCGACAAGATTGTCATCACCGTTAACATTTGTTCATCACTCACCAATTTGGGTGCGCCATGTGTCAGCGTGTCAAAAACACTGTCATAAATGCGCCCATAATCGCCTGGTACACTTGGTATCTGCTTTTCAATGCGATCACCACTTTGATTCACATAAACCAGTTGTCCATAATTTTGTGGCGCATCAAGGCCAAATCCTGGTGTGCCTGGCATCACGCCGGCTTTTAAATCATTTTCCTGTTCATCAACATTATACTTGATAAACGTGCCTTTTGTCCCACGTAATTGCCACTTTGGGTGTTGTACCATCGCTAATTCGGTGGTTTGTACCGTCGCTTTTACGGCATCCTCATAGAATAAATTCACTTCAATTTGATCATCGACGTCTGCCCCTAATTCACGCGTTGCTCGTAAATCATAGGTTGCAGCTTGTGGTGCTCCGAGTAAACTCACCACTTGATCAACTAAATGGACCCCGTGACCAAAGAGTGACCCATCAATCGTAGGTCCTGAGACCACTCCATCTGAAGGTCGATAATGGTCCATGTGGACTTCCAACTCAACCAAACGCCCCAAATAACCATGATTCAAAATATGTTGTACGGTTAAAAAATCACTGTCATAGCGTCGCGATTGGTACGGCATCAAAAATAACTGTTGCTCACGTGCCAGTTGGACTAATGTTTGTGCCTCAGCGAGATTAGCTGCCATTGGCTTATCAACCAACACGTTCTTGCCAGCGGCTAACAACTGCTTGGCAACAGTGAAATGACTGCTAGATGGCGTGACGACCACCACTAAATCAATCGTGTCGTCGTCTAAAATATCTTGTATATCGGTTGAAAAAATCGTCCCAGTTGCTTCCCAGTAAGCTTGATCAGCCGGCCGCTTGCCAAGTGTTGGCGTCACAACACGACCAACGCGGAATTTATCCAAACGTAACTTTAAATACGGTAAATGGTAACGATTCGTACTTTTACCAAAACCAACATAAGCAATATTTAACATATTAATTGTCGCCTCTATCTTTCAGTCTATTACCGCAACCAACGATTACTTAATGACGATTTTTTCTAAATCACCCAATCCTGAAATCAAGCGGTTAATCAGATGTAGTTGTGCATAACGATTATTTTTAACGGCTTCGTCGTCAACATTGACCATTGTCTCATCAAAGTAAGCCGCAATTGGGGCTTGTAAGTTGGCCAATGCTTGGTAAACAGCTTCACTGCCTGCTAGCACTAGCGTGTGCAAATCAAGTGATTGCGTTGCCGCATACAACGCCACTTCAGCTTCATTTTCAAACAAAGCAGGATCAACTGTCGCATCCGTGTAATACTTCACAGCCAAGCGTGACACACGTGTCAATGACGCAATGACATCACGGAAGTTCGCATCATCAGCATGTTGGGCTAGTGTTTGTACTCGTTGTGCCACATACACAACATCCAAGTTCACGACATTAGCAGTACCGGCTGCTACAAGATCTTGACGTGTGCCAGCATCAAGGGCTAACTTTCGGACACGATCTAAAATAAAGGCACGGATTGCTGCAGTATCAGCATGGCTTGATACGTCACCTGTTTTGGCAATAAAGCTTTCAAGCAATGGTGCTAACGCAATTCGCCACTGCTTGGCTTGTAATGTACGGACAATCCCTGTCGCTGCACGCCGTAAACCATAAGGGTCATTTGACCCTGATGGGACAAGATCGGCGGCAAAAAATGTCACCAAAGTATCTAATTTGTCAGCGATCGCTAAGACAGCACCAATATCTGATTGAGCTACTTCACCGGCAGCAGACGTTGGCATGTAATGTTCGCGTACGGCTGTTGCAACTGCAGTGTTTTCACCGAACAGTTGCGCATAGTGCTCACCCATAATACCTTGCAATTCGTCGAATTCACCGACCATACCTGTCATCAAATCAAACTTATAAATGTCAGCTGCACGTGCCAAATCGGCTTTCTTCGTGTCATCGAAACCTAACTTATCCGCTAATTCGGCTGCCAAAAGGCCGACACGTTGCATATGTTCGTAAACAGTCCCAATTTTTTCGTGGAAAACCAATTTTTCAACTTTTGCCATATAATCCGCAATGGTCTTTTGTTGGTCTTCATGATAGAAAAATTCAGCATCTTCCAAACGTGCTACCAATACCTTTTCATTACCAGCAATCACGTTACCCAAATGTTCATCATTCCCATTACGAACTGATAGGAAGTGTGGCAAGAGTTGACCTGATTGATCAGTCACGTAAAAGAAACGTTGGTGTTCACGCATTGAAGTCATCAACACATCATCTGGTACGGCCAAATACTTGTCATCAAAGCTACCCGCAAAGGCCGTTGGCCATTCAACAATGTTGTTGACTTCTTCCAATAAGTCTTGTGACTTGTCAGAATCAAGTTGCAACACCCAGCCATTTTCTTGCGCAATGGCTGCCAACTGTTGACTGATTGTTGCCCGACGTTCGTCAGCATCAACCAACACATGCGCAGCTCTTAAGGTTTCAACATAATCCTCAGCAGTCGGAATTGTCACTTGTTCGTTTGACAAGAAGCGGTGACCCCGCGTAATCCGGTCTGTTTGAACATCTAAAATACTGAAATCCAGCACCTTGTCATCCAGTAAGGCGACCAACCAACGAATTGGTCGCACATATAAGAAAGCGTTGTTGGCCCACTTCATGTACGTTGAGAACTTCATTTGTGCGACAACTTCATCGCCAATTTGTGCTAAAATTTCTGCCGCTGGCACACCAGGCGTTGTCTTTGTTAGCCAGACATAGCCATCACGTTCTTCAAAGTCTTCGGGCGTTGCCCCTTGGCCGCGCGCAAACCCTTGGGCTGCCTTTGTCCAGTTCCCTTGTTCATCTTTTGCACGGTCAATTGAAGGCCCACGCTTTTCTTCTGACAAAGTTTCTGATTCAGCAGCGACATCTAATAATTGTACGGCTAAACGACGAGGCGTTGAATAAGCCTTAATTTCCCCTACAGCTAAGCGATGTTCGGCTAAAAAGGCTGCAGTCCGCGTTACCAGTTGCGCTTCTGATGGGGTGACCAAATGCGCCGGCACTTCTTCCAATCCAATTTCTAGTAAAAATGTTGACATCTTGATTTCTCCAATTTTAGTTTGTAACCCACATCAACCTGACGAATGACCGTCAAGTCTATTGCGATCCGTTAGACTGTTTCATCCACCGTATATTTACCATTTTCACCCAGATACTTCTCCCGCAAGGCTTCGTCTTTCAACAAGGGGAAGCCTAACTTAGCACGTTCTTCGATGAAAACCTTTGACACTTGGCGGGCCATTGTTCGAATACGGTGAAGGTACCCTGCACGTTCCGTCACAGACACAGTGCCACGGGCATCCAACAAATTAAAGGTATGTGATGACTTCAAAATATAGTCATAGGCTGGGTGTACTAAGCCAAGGCCTAACAAACGTGTCGCTTCGGCTTCATATTCGTCAAAATGACGCAAGAGCATGTCTTGATCTGACGCTTCAAAGGCGTAAGTTGAATGTTCAAATTCAGGTTCCTTGAAAATATCACCATAAAGGACGCCATTGCCCCATTCTAAATCATAGACAGTTGGGACATCTTGAATATAAGAAGCCAAACGTTCCAAACCATACGTTACTTCAGCCGTGACAGAATCGACTTCAATCCCACCAACTTGTTGGAAATAAGTAAATTGCGTGACTTCCATGCCATCAAGCCAAACTTCCCAACCAATACCAGCCGCACCCATTGAAGGATTTTCCCAGTTATCTTCAACAAAGCGAATATCATGTTCTAGTGGCTTAATGCCCAAGGCTTCCAATGACCCCAAGTAAAGTTCTTGGATATTAACTGGACTGGGCTTCATTACCACTTGGAATTGGTGGTGTTGGAACAAACGATTTGGGTTATCCCCATAACGGCCATCGGCTGGTCGACGAGAAGGTTGTACGTAAGCCGCGTTCCAAGGTTCTGGCCCATTAGCGCGTAGGAACGTATATGGGGATTGGGTACCGGCCCCCACTTCATTATCATAGGCTTGCATCAGGTTTGCGCCTTGCTTCGCCCAGTATTGTTGCAACGTTAAAATAATATCTTGCATTGATAATTTATTTGTCATGTTTTACTCCTTATTTTTGACGCCCTGACGGCTACTTATTCGCACCATCAAGTTAGGCAAATTGTAACGTGGTGGCTGGCACATTGAAATGAAACCGTTTCAAATTATACAGTATAATTTTTCCAACCAACGTGCGTAATTTATCGGCTGGATAATCATAAGGGACTTGAATTGACCCTTTACCCATTTGCAGGTGCTCAGCAGTTAAAAAGTCTTGATAGGTCACATTAAATTCTGGCAACGCGTAGATGCCCAACCAATTTTTTTGTGCCATTACAAAGAGCAGTGTTTCGGTTGCTTTTTTGCCTTCTACTGGATAAAAACCTGGCATGGCATAGGCAACCCGTTCCGTAATGTCCGGATAAATCTCATGGACAAACTGACGCACGCGTTGCAACTGCGCCAAGTGTTGTTCAGGGATATCGGGATCATCAAAATAAGCTTCAAATTCTCTTGCTGGTGCCATCACAATCCGTCCTTTCTGCATCCAAACAAAAAACGTCCCGATGCCAAAATCAATTGACATCAGGACGCTTGCGCGCGGTTCCACCTGATTTCCTGCCGAAGCAGACACTCGAAGCGTTGATGCCCTCAACCATCGCCACATGGTCTCATCGTTTACCAACGTTATTATCTTTTATTATGCCTTGTCATGCACAAAACGTCAAGTCCTACACATGATATGATTGAATAATTTGATCAACGACCAAATTACGTAATGCTATCGTCGGCGCAATGACATACACTGCGCGCAATTGATGATCTGGCATCCGCCATTCCAAATAACTCATCGCATCTGGTTGCGTTGCGGTCGGTGACTGATAAGTCCCATCGTAGCGTGTACCAGACATCTCACCCTGGGTCGTTAATTGAAAGTGACTTTGACTACTAATCGCTTTAAAGGTAAAACTCGCCGTATCGACCCCAAATCCCTGACCACGATCGCGGGTATCAATCACAATATTTTGCGCGAGTTGCCACCATTGTAAGGTTGTGGGATCTTGTTGCCACTGCCCATTCACCGTCATAAAACCAAAACTCGCATCCCCAATCGTCATCGTCGGCAATTGCCGATAAGCCGTTGTCTGCTTATCATCAGCCTTTCGCGTCACTGGTTTTTCGGGTACTGATGACGATGCTGCCGATGTGTTATGTTGCGTAGCACTTGATGATGCCGATTTTGATGCAGCCGTATCAGCTACTGAACCAGCGGTAGCTGTTTTCGGATCAGATAAAACAGGCTGTAAGAGACGATTGATTGTCGTTTGCCCCGCTACCATCAGGTAGCCGGTGAACGTCATAGTCAACATGATTAGGCCAACAAAACCAAAACCATAGGCCAGTTTTTGTTTTTGATTAAGTTGTGGTGTCCAATACGCTGATCGTCGAGAGACCATAAAAACAAACCAACCAAAATAGCCCAATACCACAATCGGTAGCAAAAAAATGAGCCCAAATTCTGCGACAACCTGTACACCAATCCACAATAAGGATGGACTTAGCATCACAAACATTATTTGGTTGAGTGCCAGACCAGTATCTCTTAGTCGACGTGTCAGCAAAGCCATATCTGGTACCAGTTTGATAACAGAAAATATCGCAAGACTTTGAAATCCCCAATACCATGACTGAAAAAAGATGACAGGTATCGCTAATAGCATGAGTTCCAGAACCACATTAATGGCCCGCATCCACCAAAAGTCCAACCGGTAGGCGCCTTCACGAAAATTCAACCCCAGTCGCCAATATTGCCAAGACCTGCTCATCACCTCTCCAATCATTTAAACAAAAAGACTTGGTGTGTTACCAAGTCTTTTTGTGTCATGTGTTTATCACACACTACTTAAGAAAAATACTAACGTGTGTTAGATTGTTAGCAATTCTTTTTCTTTTTCGGCTGCAATCGCATCAATTGCCTTAATGTTGTCATCCGTCAACTTTTGGATAGCATCTTCAGCTTTACGGGCAACGTCTTCAGGCAATTCCTTGTCCTTTTTCACGCTATCCATTGCATCACGACGCACATTACGAACTGAAACTTTCGCCTTTTCAGCTTCAGCTTTCACTTGCTTAGCTAATTCCTTACGACCTTCTTCTGTCATTTGTGGAATCGCCAAACGCACAATATTCCCATCTGAAGCTGGATTTAGTCCAAGATCAGACATGTTAATTGCCCGAATGATTTCGTCAAGCACTGACTTATCAAATGGTGTGATCAACAAGATACGTGCTTCTGGTACTGAGATTGACGCCACTTGATTCAAGGGTGTCATTGCCCCATAATATTCCACTTCAATGCGATCCAAAATACGTGGGTTCGCACGTCCTGTCCGGATACTACCAAGTTCACGTTGTAATGCATCTTGTGCGCCTTGCATACGCGCCTTTGCATCTGTTATATCAAAAGCCATTATTTTCCTCCTGTAACTGTTGTTCCAATATTTTCACCCAATACGACACGCTTCAAATTGCCAGGGGTGTTCAGGTTAAAGACCACAAGTGGCATGTTATTATCCATTGAAAGTGAGCTTGCGGTTGAGTCCATCACTTTCAAACCTTTTTGCAAAATATCTAAGTGTGTTAATTCAGTAAATTTAACGGCATCCGCATTCTTGTTTGGATCAGAATCATAGACGCCGTCCACACCGTTCTTACCCATCAAAATGGCATCCGCGTTAATTTCATTAGCACGCAAAGCTGCCGTTGTATCTGTTGAGAAGTAAGGTGAACCTGTTCCGGCTGCAAAAATCACAATCCGACCTTTTTCAAGGTGACGAATCGCGCGCCCACGAATATAAGGTTCGGCAATTTGTTGCATCGTAATGGCTGTTTGTACACGTGTATCAACGCCAGCACGTTCCAAGGCATCTTGTAACACCAAAGCATTCATGGTTGTGCCAAGCATCCCCGTGTAATCGGCACGAGAACGTTCCATCCCAACTTTTGATGCGGGTTCACCACGCCAAAGGTTACCACCGCCGACAACAATGGCGATTTGTGTGCCAAGATCGTGTACTTCTTTCAAATCTTGCGCAATTTCAGAAACTACGGCAAGGTCGATGCCTTGCCCTTTGTCGCCAGCTAATGCTTCGCCCGAAAGTTTCATCAATACACGTTTGTATTTAATATCAGTCATGATTTACCTCATTTTCATTATCTAGTCCATTATACCAAAATTTCCCGCAAAAAAAGTGCGTTATATGAAAATAACGCACTTTTATAAGCAATTAACCCAATTGCTTAGCAACTTCTTCGGCCAAATCAGTCACTTTCTTTTCGATACCATCACCAACTTGGTAACGGACAAATGACTTTACTGAACCATTTTGTGATGCAATAAATTCGGCAACAGTTTGATCACCATTCTTAACGAACGCTTGATCCAACAATGAAATTTCAGCCAAGAACTTCTTGATACGACCTTCAACCATCTTTTCCTTGATGTTGTCAGGCTTACCAGCCAAGTCTTCAGAAGCTAATTGAACAGCCTTTTCCTTTTCAACAACTTCAGCAGGTACATCAGCGTCTGATACGTATTGTGGTGCAATGGCAGCAACGTGCATTGCGATGTCCTTAGCAGCTTCTTCAGAGGCACCTTCAACAACAACCAATGCTGAAATTGAACCTGCCAAGTGAGAATAAGCACCGAAGTTTTCTGAATCTGCCTTTTCAACAACTGTGAAACGACGCAAAGTGATCTTTTCACCAGTAATTTGTGTTGTACCGATGATCTTTTCGTTCAAAGTTTGACCAGCTTCAACTTCCAAAGCCAAAGCAGCTTCAACGTCTGCTGGTGAGTTTTCAACGATTGTGTTAGCAACAGTCTTCAACAAATCGTTGAATTCAGCGTTACCAGCCACGAAGTCAGTTTCTGAGTTCAATTCGATGATGGCAGCCTTGTTACCCTTAACGGCAACGTAAGTCATACCTTCAGCAGCAATACGGTCGCCCTTCTTAGCGGCCTTAGCCATACCCTTTTCACGGAGCAAGTCGATTGCCTTGTCAAGGTCACCGTCAGCTTCAACCAAAGCCTTCTTCGCATCCATCATACCAACAGATGTCTTATCACGTAGTTCTTTTACTTGTGCAGCAGTAATTGCCATTATATTGCTCCTCTAAAAATGTTTATAAGTTTATTATAGCATGATTTGTTCTGGTTTCGAACAAATAAAAATGCCGTTTCCGCGTCCCAAACAGGTCCGCAGGAACGGCAAATGTCATTTAAATCTTACTGATTAGTTGTTGCCTTCTTCGACAATGCTAACAATTTCTTCGATTGATTCTGTTGTTTCATCGCCTTCAACGAATGCATCTTCAGGTGCTGAATCTTGACCTTGACGACCTTCGATAATAGCATCAGCCATCTTTGAAGTGATCAAACGAACGGCACGAATAGCGTCATCGTTTGCAGGAATCTTAACGTCAACCACTTCAGGGTTAGCGTTTGTGTCGATCATTGCCACAACAGGAATGTTCAACATGTTAGCTTCCTTAACGGCGATTTCTTCCTTCTTAGGATCAACAACGAACAAAACGTCTGGCAAACCAGGCATGTCCTTGATACCACCCAAGAACTTGTTCAACTTTTCGCGTTGCTTGTTCAACAACACAACTTCCTTCTTAGGCAATTGGTCAAATGTGCCGTCTTCGGCCATTGCTTCCAAATCCTTCAAACGTTGGATACGTGTCTTGATTGTGTTCCAGTTTGTCAAAGTACCACCCAACCAACGGTGGTTGATGTAGTATTGACCAGCGCGTGTTGCTTCTTCAGCAATTGCGTCTGAAGCTTGCTTCTTTGTCCCAACGAACAAGAAAGTTGCGCCATCAGCTGATGCGTTACGCATGAAGTTGTAAGCTTCATCAACTAACTTAACTGTCTTTTGCAAATCGATGATGTGAATACCATTACGTTCTGTAAAGATAAATTCATCCATCTTTGGGTCCCAACGACGTGTTTGGTGACCGAAGTGTACTCCTGCTTCGAGGAGTTCTTTCATTGAAATAACTGCCATGATGTGGCCTCCTAGGTTTTTTCCGCCGACAAATTCGACATTCACACTGACATTGCTGCACCTATGTGAACTCGTTTGCCGTGTGTATTTGTTGCTTTTGACAACAGTTAATATTATACAGTGTTTCAGATATAAATCAAGCTATTTTTCCCAAATTGTGGCTGAAACACCACGTGTCACTAGGAAAGCTTCTTTTTTAGCGCGGGTTAACCGTTTAAAAGCCGCTTCGGCACGTAACGCATCGCCTTTCGTGGCAAAACTTTCCGAATAAATGAGTTGCAACGGATGTCGTGATTTAACTCGGGTGAATTTCGCGCCTTGCCCTTTTTCGTGCGTGGCTAACCGCCGCTGCACATCATCGGTAAAGCCACCATAAAAGTAGCCATCCGCTGTATAAAGCACATAAAAAAAGTAGGGTTTCATTTTGGCCACGCTTGTCCGTACAAAATCGTCTTAACCGTCTCTGTGTAATCATTATCGGCGGTATAGGCCACAATGGGTGGCATAATCCGCACACCACCTGGTTTCCCAGCTTTGATGGCTTCGACGAGTACCATATTGGCTTCTCGATCAGCCTTGCCATAAACAAACTGCACGCGTTTAATCATCAACTTGCGCTGCGCAAAGGTAGCAAAAATGTCAGCCAACCGATCTGGCCGGTGCACCATATAGAACTTGCCGTTGTTTTTAAGTAATTTATTGGCAACCTGCGCCAAACCAGGCAAATCAATCGTGACCTCGTGCCGAGCAATCTCATAATGTTGGTCGTTATTAGTC
Encoded proteins:
- the tsf gene encoding translation elongation factor Ts; the encoded protein is MAITAAQVKELRDKTSVGMMDAKKALVEADGDLDKAIDLLREKGMAKAAKKGDRIAAEGMTYVAVKGNKAAIIELNSETDFVAGNAEFNDLLKTVANTIVENSPADVEAALALEVEAGQTLNEKIIGTTQITGEKITLRRFTVVEKADSENFGAYSHLAGSISALVVVEGASEEAAKDIAMHVAAIAPQYVSDADVPAEVVEKEKAVQLASEDLAGKPDNIKEKMVEGRIKKFLAEISLLDQAFVKNGDQTVAEFIASQNGSVKSFVRYQVGDGIEKKVTDLAEEVAKQLG
- a CDS encoding GIY-YIG nuclease family protein yields the protein MKPYFFYVLYTADGYFYGGFTDDVQRRLATHEKGQGAKFTRVKSRHPLQLIYSESFATKGDALRAEAAFKRLTRAKKEAFLVTRGVSATIWEK
- the rpsB gene encoding 30S ribosomal protein S2, which translates into the protein MAVISMKELLEAGVHFGHQTRRWDPKMDEFIFTERNGIHIIDLQKTVKLVDEAYNFMRNASADGATFLFVGTKKQASDAIAEEATRAGQYYINHRWLGGTLTNWNTIKTRIQRLKDLEAMAEDGTFDQLPKKEVVLLNKQREKLNKFLGGIKDMPGLPDVLFVVDPKKEEIAVKEANMLNIPVVAMIDTNANPEVVDVKIPANDDAIRAVRLITSKMADAIIEGRQGQDSAPEDAFVEGDETTESIEEIVSIVEEGNN
- a CDS encoding DUF805 domain-containing protein, whose amino-acid sequence is MSRSWQYWRLGLNFREGAYRLDFWWMRAINVVLELMLLAIPVIFFQSWYWGFQSLAIFSVIKLVPDMALLTRRLRDTGLALNQIMFVMLSPSLLWIGVQVVAEFGLIFLLPIVVLGYFGWFVFMVSRRSAYWTPQLNQKQKLAYGFGFVGLIMLTMTFTGYLMVAGQTTINRLLQPVLSDPKTATAGSVADTAASKSASSSATQHNTSAASSSVPEKPVTRKADDKQTTAYRQLPTMTIGDASFGFMTVNGQWQQDPTTLQWWQLAQNIVIDTRDRGQGFGVDTASFTFKAISSQSHFQLTTQGEMSGTRYDGTYQSPTATQPDAMSYLEWRMPDHQLRAVYVIAPTIALRNLVVDQIIQSYHV
- the glyS gene encoding glycine--tRNA ligase subunit beta; this translates as MSTFLLEIGLEEVPAHLVTPSEAQLVTRTAAFLAEHRLAVGEIKAYSTPRRLAVQLLDVAAESETLSEEKRGPSIDRAKDEQGNWTKAAQGFARGQGATPEDFEERDGYVWLTKTTPGVPAAEILAQIGDEVVAQMKFSTYMKWANNAFLYVRPIRWLVALLDDKVLDFSILDVQTDRITRGHRFLSNEQVTIPTAEDYVETLRAAHVLVDADERRATISQQLAAIAQENGWVLQLDSDKSQDLLEEVNNIVEWPTAFAGSFDDKYLAVPDDVLMTSMREHQRFFYVTDQSGQLLPHFLSVRNGNDEHLGNVIAGNEKVLVARLEDAEFFYHEDQQKTIADYMAKVEKLVFHEKIGTVYEHMQRVGLLAAELADKLGFDDTKKADLARAADIYKFDLMTGMVGEFDELQGIMGEHYAQLFGENTAVATAVREHYMPTSAAGEVAQSDIGAVLAIADKLDTLVTFFAADLVPSGSNDPYGLRRAATGIVRTLQAKQWRIALAPLLESFIAKTGDVSSHADTAAIRAFILDRVRKLALDAGTRQDLVAAGTANVVNLDVVYVAQRVQTLAQHADDANFRDVIASLTRVSRLAVKYYTDATVDPALFENEAEVALYAATQSLDLHTLVLAGSEAVYQALANLQAPIAAYFDETMVNVDDEAVKNNRYAQLHLINRLISGLGDLEKIVIK
- the pyrH gene encoding UMP kinase translates to MTDIKYKRVLMKLSGEALAGDKGQGIDLAVVSEIAQDLKEVHDLGTQIAIVVGGGNLWRGEPASKVGMERSRADYTGMLGTTMNALVLQDALERAGVDTRVQTAITMQQIAEPYIRGRAIRHLEKGRIVIFAAGTGSPYFSTDTTAALRANEINADAILMGKNGVDGVYDSDPNKNADAVKFTELTHLDILQKGLKVMDSTASSLSMDNNMPLVVFNLNTPGNLKRVVLGENIGTTVTGGK
- a CDS encoding iron chaperone; amino-acid sequence: MAPAREFEAYFDDPDIPEQHLAQLQRVRQFVHEIYPDITERVAYAMPGFYPVEGKKATETLLFVMAQKNWLGIYALPEFNVTYQDFLTAEHLQMGKGSIQVPYDYPADKLRTLVGKIILYNLKRFHFNVPATTLQFA
- a CDS encoding DMT family transporter; translation: MTNRTKGLLFAILGPLLWGINSVVVDMLFAQGVNARWFATFRLIVAGAVLLVWAYLKQGNQIFAPFKRWRDAGHLLVFSFLGMLFVQYTYIMAIEAGNAATATVLQFTNPIMIAIFLAIRHWQLPARQDVIAIIFAVVGTVLIATHGQIGTLAMSTPALVWGLLAGVGAVFYTLLPHQLITKFGAVTVSAWAMAISGIGINFVNPVWIDAPDWRLPVIGLLSFSILIGTAFAYVVFIQSLAWIKPTVASTLGALEPLMGTILSILIFHIAFGVADMIGSILIISTVFIQALRRTI
- the glyQ gene encoding glycine--tRNA ligase subunit alpha → MTNKLSMQDIILTLQQYWAKQGANLMQAYDNEVGAGTQSPYTFLRANGPEPWNAAYVQPSRRPADGRYGDNPNRLFQHHQFQVVMKPSPVNIQELYLGSLEALGIKPLEHDIRFVEDNWENPSMGAAGIGWEVWLDGMEVTQFTYFQQVGGIEVDSVTAEVTYGLERLASYIQDVPTVYDLEWGNGVLYGDIFKEPEFEHSTYAFEASDQDMLLRHFDEYEAEATRLLGLGLVHPAYDYILKSSHTFNLLDARGTVSVTERAGYLHRIRTMARQVSKVFIEERAKLGFPLLKDEALREKYLGENGKYTVDETV
- the frr gene encoding ribosome recycling factor, coding for MAFDITDAKARMQGAQDALQRELGSIRTGRANPRILDRIEVEYYGAMTPLNQVASISVPEARILLITPFDKSVLDEIIRAINMSDLGLNPASDGNIVRLAIPQMTEEGRKELAKQVKAEAEKAKVSVRNVRRDAMDSVKKDKELPEDVARKAEDAIQKLTDDNIKAIDAIAAEKEKELLTI
- a CDS encoding Gfo/Idh/MocA family oxidoreductase, which gives rise to MLNIAYVGFGKSTNRYHLPYLKLRLDKFRVGRVVTPTLGKRPADQAYWEATGTIFSTDIQDILDDDTIDLVVVVTPSSSHFTVAKQLLAAGKNVLVDKPMAANLAEAQTLVQLAREQQLFLMPYQSRRYDSDFLTVQHILNHGYLGRLVELEVHMDHYRPSDGVVSGPTIDGSLFGHGVHLVDQVVSLLGAPQAATYDLRATRELGADVDDQIEVNLFYEDAVKATVQTTELAMVQHPKWQLRGTKGTFIKYNVDEQENDLKAGVMPGTPGFGLDAPQNYGQLVYVNQSGDRIEKQIPSVPGDYGRIYDSVFDTLTHGAPKLVSDEQMLTVMTILSAADFNHSPSVVKF